The window CTGTTGTCCCGTTTGCAAAGGGGATCTCGTGTTATCTGTTACCAAAGAGGACGATAAAGAGATCCTGGAAGGCGGACTGCATTGTGCTGCATGCCGGGTGGACTACCCCATCAGCGAAGGCATCCCCAATCTCCTTCCCCAGACTCACCAGGAATAAGAGGTGGAGGTATGATCTTCCCGTTACCCTTTTTTATACTGATCTCTGCGGGTACCGGGGGGAACGATTTCGGTACGGAGATATATCTTAATCGCAGCGGGATCAATTCGATCGAGCTGCCAAGGCAAAAGATCCAGGCGGCAACCGGCAGCAGCCTGCGGGTGAAATTCCTGAACCGGGGGGCACCGATTCACATAACGACCTCTTCTGCAAATGCCAGCATGTACACCGATTTTTTTCACGAGAACCTGTATGTTGTTGATGAATCGGTACTGACCATTCCCATATATACCGATATTCAGGAAGGATTCTTTGATCTTGAAATTATCGCCGGGTATGGCGGGATGAAAACAACCGCCCGGGTGAACGTGATATTCCCGCTACAAAAGAAACCGATCATTTTAGAAGAATCGCCGATCCAGCCGATCGCCCGCGGTCGCCCCCATCTCCTGATGGTCATGATGGGAATTGCCCTTATTTTCTATACCGCCTGGCTCTATACTTCCCTTGAACTGTTGAATATTGTCTCGTTCATCATCCTCATTGTTGGCGCACTCTACACATGGTACCGTCAGCGCTAGCTTCAGTTGCGATAGTCCTTTTTGCCGCTCTCCTGGTTGACCGGCTGATCGGGGACCCCCATTCGGCTTTGCACCCGGTTGCACTTCTTGGCCGGTTCATTGGCTGGTGGGGAAAGCCCGAACATTTCTCTCCAAAAATCCAGCGATTTACCGGAGCCTTTCTCTGGCTGGTGACCGTTGTCCTGTTCGCCGCCCCGTTTTACTGTTTTGCCGCCCTCGCCCCCTGGTACTGGTACCTGATTGTCGCCCCGTTCCTGCTGAAATGTTGTTTTGCATGGCGATCGCTCGAGGAACATACACTCGCTGTCGTGGATGCTCTCAATGATGGCATTGAGACGGGGCGGGAAAAGGTGAAGATGCTGGTCTCCCGCAACACGGCAACTCTTGATCGCGAACACATTCTCTCTGCCGGCTACGAATCCATGACGGAAAACCTCACGGACAGTATCATCTCGCCGCTCTTCTTCTTCTCCCTGTTCGGGATTACCGGGGCTGCGGTTTTCCGTGCAGCCAATACCATGGATGCGATGCTCGGATACCGGGACGAACGCGAGCGTATCGGGTGGTGCGCAGCCCGGATGGATGATATCCTTAACTTCATACCGGCCCGGATCACAGTCCTTCTGCTCCTGCTGCATTTTTTCCAGCGGGGACGTCTTTCCCCTGCCCTCAGGGTTATGCGGCGGGATGGAAAGAACCGCCCCGGGTTCAATGGGGGGATTGTGATGGCAACAATGGCGGGTGGTGTAGATATCCGTTTTGAAAAACCGGGTGTCTATACAATCGGTGACGGTGAACGGACACTTGACGAGGGAGGAGCAGACATTCTGGAGGCAACCCGCATGGTAACTGTGATGTTTGCGCTGATTGCCGTGGGTACTCTGTTTTTATTGGGATCGCTGATCAATAGTACCGCCATATGAAACTCGAGGAACTGAGATTCGGTACCGAGCTCCTCAAGCGCGGCTTTGCATCCATGCAGAAAGGGGGCGTTATCATGGATGTCGTGAACGCTGAACAGGCAAAGATAGCCGAGGATGCCGGGGCCGTTGCAGTCATGTCGCTGGAACGCGTGCCTTCAGATATCCGGAAGATGGGCGGGGTTGCCCGCATGGCAGACCCCCAGAAGGTCACGGAGATCATCGACGCGGTATCGATTCCTGTCATGGGCAAAGTGCGGATTGGCCACTTTGTCGAGGCGCAGGTACTCGAAACGCTCGGTGTCGACATGATCGATGAGAGCGAAGTCCTGACACCGGCAGATGAGCAATACCATATCGATAAGAAACTCTTCAAGGTACCCTTTGTCTGCGGTGCCTGCGATCTGGGTGAGGCGTTGCGCCGTATTAATGAAGGTGCGGCCATGATCCGGACCAAGGGTGAGGCAGGTACCGGTAATGTTGTCGAGGCAGTACGCCACATGCGCAATATCATGGGGGAGATCCACAAACTTAAAGGCATGGACAAACAGGAGATGACTGTCTATGCCAGATCAATTGAAGCCCCCGCAGAACTGGTGATCGAATGTGCCGAGCGCGGCAGGCTACCCGTGGTGAACTTCTCGGCAGGTGGGATTGCCACTCCTTCGGATGCCGCGATGATGATGCAGCTGGGTGCAGACGGTGTGTTTGTCGGATCAGGGATCTTCAAGTCCACGAATCCCGAGCTGATGGCAAAAGCGATTGTCGAAGCCGTAAACCACTTCAATGAACCTGAGGTTATCGCACGGGTAAGCCGCGGGCTTGGCGATGCGATGCCCGGGCTCGACGTCCATAAACTCAGGGACGATGAGGTGCTGCGAACCCGTGGACGTTAAGATCGGGGTTCTCGCGCTCCAGGGGAACGTGAGCGAGCACATCGATGCGTTTGTGCTCGCACTCGATCGTCTCGGTTACGGTGAAACTTCCGAAGTTGTCACCGTACGCAACCCCGCTGAACTGGAAGGCTGCCATGCACTGGCCCTCCCCGGCGGGGAATCAACCACCATCTCCCGGCTTATTGACAAGAATCATCTCTATGAGCCGATCCGCACCTTTTCCGGCGGTATTTTTGCAACCTGTGCCGGTATGGTGCTGGTAGCAACCCACGTGGACGATCCCCGCATCAATACCCTCAATCTTATCGACATAACCGTGGACCGGAACGCATTCGGCCGGCAACGGGAATCGTTTGAAACGGACATTCCCTTAACCGGTATTGATGGCGGCCCGTTCCATGCAATCTTTATCCGGGCACCGGTTGCAACCCACGCGGGTGCCGGTGTTACGGTGCTCTCGAGGCTGGACCAGGGGATCGTTGCTGTTGAGCAGGGAAAACACATGGCCCTGTCGTTTCATCCGGAACTTGGCGGGGATACCCGGCTGCATGAGCGGTTTTTGAAAAAGATTGGGATTTAATGGCAGATCCCCGGCAGACCTCCGTTTTTCGCATATTCAGGAAAATTTAGGATGAATATTTATTACCCGGTGCGTATTACGTACCATAATGACTATCAGAAAAACGCGCCGGAAGAATGATGAAAAACCGTTTCACGAAGCAGTGACCGATCTGCTCTTCTCTTCTATGGCAAACCATGAGGATTTTGTCCTGACCTACGAGGTCAACCCCACCACGGGTAAAAAAGAAATTCATGTGATGGCAGGAAAATTAATTTCCCCCGATCTGGTTGTGAAGCTTAAGGATCATGTCGCACAACAACTTGACGAGGGAAGCGGACATCATATCCGGATGATGGAATAAGGAAAACCTCTTTCATCACTATCATTATCAATGGAGTGCACGTGAATCCCTTATCTGCACGATAAGGGTGGCGTCATTTTTTTATTTACCAATCCTTTTTCATTGCTTCTGTTTTCATCTCCTTTGGCATCAGTTCGATTGCATACCGCAGCGCCGTCCGGGGCATTACTCTCTTGTTTTTCATCACGTAGGAGTAGATCTCATCGGTATGCTTCCGGCTCGCTTCTTTTAGCAGCCAGCCATAGCCTTTCTGCACCATATCGTCATCATCCACGAGAAGCAGGTCGGCAATTTCCATGGACTCTTTGAGGAACTTTCCGTGTTTTGCCGGGACAATCAGGGATACTGCTGCTGCCCGACGCATCCACCGGTTCTTGGAAGGTGTCCAGCGCTTGAGTTCATCAATATATTCCGGGAATTGTTCCATGAAGTCGCCCATAGTGTGATTGCAGAAACCATCGCACGACGCCCAATTGGTGATGTAGGTATCGATCCAGTGCCTGAACACGGGAAGATCGTCCCGCTCGTACCTTCCTGAAAGGGCATGGGCCCAGTTCGAAACGATGAAGGACTCTTCAATATAACCGGATCGGTACAGCTCCTCGCAGAGTGCGAAGATCTCTTTCTTATCCCGGTTTTTGATCTCTTTCCAGTGCTTTTTTGCAATGGCAATGACGGTGGCAGTTTTCAAGCCATAACACAAAATTTCCTCTTTAAAAAACCGCTTCGAGCTTTTTTGGAGGATGGGATCTGCCTGTTGTTTAAGCTCCTGCCGGATCTGTTCAATAGCCGGGTCCATATTCTCCGGTAGGAGCGTGTACAGGATAAGGTATGTGGCAGACGGGGGGATGAAAATGAATTAGACGTGGAGGAATGGCCCGGATGCTATCAAAGCACCGGGAATCCGGAACAACCCGGACCCGGGGGAATTCCCGGTTATAAAAATTTCAGGGTCCTATCTCCGTGACCCCGCTCGGGGACACTCCTCATTCAGGCTTGCAGTCTTTTTCTTCTGCTCCATCCGGCGGCGGATACTTCCCGCCCCACTCCAGCATCGCTTCAATGATTGGCAGGAGTGCCTTGCCCCGCCCGGTCAGGGAGTACTCGACTCTAGGGGGAACTTCCGGGTAGACTTTGCGGTCAATAATAGCATGCTCCTCAAGATCCCGGAGATGTTTGGTTATTGTTTTGGAATTGATCCCGCACATCCTGTTCTGGAGTTCCGTGAACCTGAGGACACTTTTGCGCAGGTGCCAGATAATGAGCAGGTTCCACTTGTTCCCGATGATATCAACGATACTGCCTATGCTGCATTTAGGGGTCTTTTCACATTTCATTCGAAATCCTTCAATAGTTACTTATTGGAAATAATGTTACAAAAACCCATCTGGTGTATATAATAAACTAAAAGTGGAATGCATTCTTGTAGATTATTCATGACCACGATACTTGTTGATCAGGATCTCTGTACCCGGTGCGGGATCTGTTCTGTTGTCTGTCCGATGGCCATCGTCGATCCTGCTGATGAGAATGCCCTCCCCCGGGTTCAGGATACTAATACCGGCAGGTGCATCCAGTGCGGGCACTGCGAGATATCATGCCCATCGCAGGCCCTCCTCCTGAATGTCCGCCCTGATGAGAGAGTGCCCCTGCCGGCCGGTGCCGGGACGATCTCTTCTGACGACTTGGCACTCTATCTTAAGAAACGCCGGTCAGTACGCCATTTCACGAAAGA of the Methanomicrobiales archaeon HGW-Methanomicrobiales-1 genome contains:
- the cobD gene encoding cobalamin biosynthesis protein CobD codes for the protein MVPSALASVAIVLFAALLVDRLIGDPHSALHPVALLGRFIGWWGKPEHFSPKIQRFTGAFLWLVTVVLFAAPFYCFAALAPWYWYLIVAPFLLKCCFAWRSLEEHTLAVVDALNDGIETGREKVKMLVSRNTATLDREHILSAGYESMTENLTDSIISPLFFFSLFGITGAAVFRAANTMDAMLGYRDERERIGWCAARMDDILNFIPARITVLLLLLHFFQRGRLSPALRVMRRDGKNRPGFNGGIVMATMAGGVDIRFEKPGVYTIGDGERTLDEGGADILEATRMVTVMFALIAVGTLFLLGSLINSTAI
- a CDS encoding pyridoxal 5'-phosphate synthase lyase subunit PdxS produces the protein MKLEELRFGTELLKRGFASMQKGGVIMDVVNAEQAKIAEDAGAVAVMSLERVPSDIRKMGGVARMADPQKVTEIIDAVSIPVMGKVRIGHFVEAQVLETLGVDMIDESEVLTPADEQYHIDKKLFKVPFVCGACDLGEALRRINEGAAMIRTKGEAGTGNVVEAVRHMRNIMGEIHKLKGMDKQEMTVYARSIEAPAELVIECAERGRLPVVNFSAGGIATPSDAAMMMQLGADGVFVGSGIFKSTNPELMAKAIVEAVNHFNEPEVIARVSRGLGDAMPGLDVHKLRDDEVLRTRGR
- a CDS encoding pyridoxal 5'-phosphate synthase glutaminase subunit PdxT; translation: MDVKIGVLALQGNVSEHIDAFVLALDRLGYGETSEVVTVRNPAELEGCHALALPGGESTTISRLIDKNHLYEPIRTFSGGIFATCAGMVLVATHVDDPRINTLNLIDITVDRNAFGRQRESFETDIPLTGIDGGPFHAIFIRAPVATHAGAGVTVLSRLDQGIVAVEQGKHMALSFHPELGGDTRLHERFLKKIGI
- a CDS encoding DNA alkylation repair protein, coding for MDPAIEQIRQELKQQADPILQKSSKRFFKEEILCYGLKTATVIAIAKKHWKEIKNRDKKEIFALCEELYRSGYIEESFIVSNWAHALSGRYERDDLPVFRHWIDTYITNWASCDGFCNHTMGDFMEQFPEYIDELKRWTPSKNRWMRRAAAVSLIVPAKHGKFLKESMEIADLLLVDDDDMVQKGYGWLLKEASRKHTDEIYSYVMKNKRVMPRTALRYAIELMPKEMKTEAMKKDW
- a CDS encoding transcriptional regulator — its product is MKCEKTPKCSIGSIVDIIGNKWNLLIIWHLRKSVLRFTELQNRMCGINSKTITKHLRDLEEHAIIDRKVYPEVPPRVEYSLTGRGKALLPIIEAMLEWGGKYPPPDGAEEKDCKPE